One region of Streptomyces sp. NBC_00442 genomic DNA includes:
- a CDS encoding GNAT family N-acetyltransferase, whose amino-acid sequence MVQLRDDRSRGLLAASEDGEAVGRIDYFTLDGRPAALVAVHTVVEPEHEGKGIASALVREFYAMAAREGVPVVPLCPYAATWAERHPDEAPAAPAALVEAARARLAADPERW is encoded by the coding sequence ATGGTGCAGCTACGAGACGACCGCTCGCGAGGTCTGCTCGCCGCGTCCGAGGACGGGGAAGCGGTTGGCCGCATCGACTACTTCACCCTCGACGGGCGGCCCGCCGCGCTGGTCGCGGTGCACACCGTGGTGGAGCCCGAGCACGAGGGCAAGGGCATCGCGAGCGCCCTGGTGAGAGAGTTCTACGCCATGGCGGCCCGCGAGGGCGTGCCGGTCGTGCCGCTGTGCCCGTACGCCGCCACCTGGGCCGAACGGCATCCCGACGAGGCCCCGGCCGCACCCGCCGCGCTGGTCGAGGCGGCCCGTGCCCGGCTCGCGGCGGATCCGGAGCGCTGGTGA
- the panD gene encoding aspartate 1-decarboxylase gives MIRTMFKSKIHRATVTQADLHYVGSVTVDAELMEAADLLPGELVHIVDIDNGSRLETYVIEGERGSGVIGINGAAAHLVHPGDLVILISYAQIDDVEARAFKPRVVHVDGDNRIVALGADASAPVPGSDQQRSPHARIPAPQGTAQNTPHG, from the coding sequence ATGATACGCACCATGTTCAAGTCCAAGATCCACAGAGCCACCGTGACCCAGGCCGATCTGCACTACGTGGGCTCGGTGACCGTGGATGCCGAATTGATGGAGGCGGCCGACCTGCTCCCCGGTGAGCTGGTCCACATCGTCGACATCGACAACGGCAGCCGCCTGGAGACGTACGTCATCGAGGGCGAGCGCGGCTCCGGCGTCATCGGCATCAACGGGGCCGCCGCCCACCTCGTACACCCCGGTGACCTGGTGATCCTCATCAGTTACGCCCAGATCGACGACGTCGAGGCGCGCGCGTTCAAGCCCAGGGTGGTGCACGTGGACGGAGACAACCGGATCGTGGCCCTGGGTGCCGATGCCTCGGCCCCCGTTCCCGGCAGCGACCAGCAACGCAGCCCGCACGCCCGTATCCCCGCCCCGCAGGGCACCGCGCAGAACACCCCCCACGGCTGA